In Pectobacterium actinidiae, the DNA window GGTGTAAAAATAGAGTAACCAGGCGGCCGTCAGCGCGGTGGTACCCGCACCAAGAAAGTCCCCTGAACCGTAGGCTAAATAGTTAGCCAAACCGATCTTACGCGTTTTCATCGCCATCCTTCCCCGAACATTTTTAATTATGAAGGTGTCACGCTGTTACGTTAGCGCCCGGCGATCGTGAAAACCTTTGCGCTTTTGCCACCACGCGCCCCACGCTGGCAGCACAGGGAAGATTGATGCGATCCGCTTCAAAGATTTTATAAAAAGCGATTTTAACTGAATGAAACCAGCAGTTCGTTTATGGCGATCACAGGATAGAAGATGGGAAGTCTGCGGGAAGAAGAGCAACGTCGCCAGCGGACGTTGCCTTGTGATGTCTTGAAAAATGGCGCTTTTTTAGCAGGGAATAGCGCTATTGCGCATGCTGTAAGCGCCACAGGAAGGTTTGTCGCGCATGGGCTAAGCGTGGCTGGCGCAGCGCACCTGGTACCCAAGCCAGATAGTAATCCAACTGCGTCGTACCAACAGGTGGCGGAATGATGACAAGCTCCCCCGCATCCAGCAGATCCTGACATAAATACACTGGCATGACCGTCCAGCCAAACCCACTGGTCAACACGCGACGCAGCGCGCGCAGATCCTGACTCACCACAGCAGGCACCAGTCCCTTATCCTCCATGCGGTTCTTCTTCAACCAGTGATCGATTAGAGGAAACTCAAGGTCATACGCCAGCATCGGTTCCTGCGCCAACGCCTGCGGCAGATCGCCCGTCAGCAATAGCCGTTCGACGATCGCCGGTGCCGCCACCGCCTGTAATGTCGCACTCTTCAACAGATCGCTTTTCAGCCGCTTGTCCGTCACCGGGTGTGCCGTTATACCTAAATCACAGTGCCCTTCGAGCAGCATCTGTTTAATCAAATTACCGTCGCCGGTGTGCATATGCACCCGCACACCCGCCTGAAGCAGCGGCAATAGCTGTTCCGACACCACTTCGGCCATGAAATCCGCATGACCAATGATATGCAGCGTCCCCGCGACGTCCATTGACCTCGCGCGGGCAGAGGCCAGTGCCGCCTCCGCTTCATCGAGCTTGTCTCCCAGATCGGCCGCAAGATCATCCGCTGCCGACGTTGGCGTTACACCGTTTGCCTGACGCTCAAAGAGACGCCGCCCCACCGCCACCTCCAGTCCGGCAATGTGCTGCGACACCGCCGGCTGGGTCAGATTGAGCGCGCGCGAGGCGCCGCTAATCGAGCGCTGCCGATAGACTTCCACAAATGTGCGTAGGCGGATAAGTGACATACGATACCTATAGATATTTATACCCTAAATAATTCGAGTTTCAGGAAGGCGGCAAGAGAGCGAATCCCGATGAGCTTACTCAAGTAAGTGATTCGGGTGAGTGAACGCAGCCAACGCACATGCAACTTGAAGTATGACGGGTATGAGACATAAAATTATTTATACCCCCCGAATAATAATCTTGTTGGCGGGTGGATCAACCCCTGCCGTATCCTTTATCCCATCTTGAGTGACCCGGAAACCCCGGCTAACTTTCTGTTTTCTCTGGTACTCGACGGCTAAAAGGGGACAAACATGTCGACACAACAATCCAAAAAGGATTTACACGCCATTCTGAATACGATGAAGCGCGCTCACATTGCCTCTGGCCCCGCCGATGCCGCGCTGCGTCAAGATCGCTTACAGCGCAGCATCAATCTGATCCGTGAAAACCATGCGGCGCTCGCGCAGGCCATGAGTGACGATTTCGGCCATCGCAGCCTGTATCACTCTTTCGCCGCCGACATCGGCATCACGCTGAAAATACTCCAGAACGCCATCGACAACGTTGAACGCTGGATGCAGCCAGAGCCTGTTGATGAACCCGCTCCCGGTATGCAGGCGTGGATTCAGCACCAACCTCTGGGCGTGATCGGCGTGATCAGCCCGTGGAACTTCCCCGTGAATCTGTCCTTCGGTCCGCTGGCTGACATTTTTGCCGCCGGTAATACCGCGATTCTGAAACCGTCAGAACTCACGCCACGCACGTCTGAACTGCTGGCGGAATTGATTGCCCACTATTTTGCCCCGCAGGAATTGGCCGTGGTGCTGGGTGATGCAGAAATCGGTCAGGCATTCAGCGAACTGCCATTCGATCATCTGGTCTTCACTGGCAGCACCGCCGTTGGGAAACAGGTGATGCGTGCGGCGGCAGAAAATCTGGTGCCGGTCACGCTGGAGCTGGGCGGCAAATCACCGGTCGTGATTGATAGCAGCGCAGACATCACAGAAGCCGTTGAACGCACGCTGACGGTGAAAACCTTCAACGCTGGGCAAATCTGCCTGTCGCCGGACTATGTTCTGCTGCCAGAAGGTCAGGAGCAGGCTTTCCGCGATGCCGCAAAAGCCTTTATGCAGAAAAGCTTCCCGACGTTACAGGCGAACCCGGATTACACGTCTATCATTGCTGACAGACATTACGATCGTTTGATCCGCATCCTGAAAGAGGCTGGGCAGCAAGGCGCGACCATCGTCAGTCTGGCACCGGAAGGCGAAGCGCCCTACGACGCCACAAGCCGTAAGATTGCCCCGCATCTGGTGTTCGGCGTACGTGATGAGATGACGATTATGCAGGAAGAAATTTTCGGCCCGCTGCTGCCCATCAAAACCTATCAGGCCGCAGAGGAACCCATTCACTACATCAATGCGCATCCACGCCCGCTGGCGGCCTATCTGTTCAGCAACGATGAGGCCATGCAGCAACGCTTCGCCAGCAGAACGACATCAGGCGCGCTGGTCATCAACGATGTGATGACGCACGTATCGATCGACACACTTCCGTTCGGCGGCGTTGGCGCATCCGGCATCGGCGCGTATCACGGCGTTCACGGATTCCGCCGT includes these proteins:
- a CDS encoding LysR family transcriptional regulator, which codes for MSLIRLRTFVEVYRQRSISGASRALNLTQPAVSQHIAGLEVAVGRRLFERQANGVTPTSAADDLAADLGDKLDEAEAALASARARSMDVAGTLHIIGHADFMAEVVSEQLLPLLQAGVRVHMHTGDGNLIKQMLLEGHCDLGITAHPVTDKRLKSDLLKSATLQAVAAPAIVERLLLTGDLPQALAQEPMLAYDLEFPLIDHWLKKNRMEDKGLVPAVVSQDLRALRRVLTSGFGWTVMPVYLCQDLLDAGELVIIPPPVGTTQLDYYLAWVPGALRQPRLAHARQTFLWRLQHAQ
- a CDS encoding coniferyl aldehyde dehydrogenase — encoded protein: MSTQQSKKDLHAILNTMKRAHIASGPADAALRQDRLQRSINLIRENHAALAQAMSDDFGHRSLYHSFAADIGITLKILQNAIDNVERWMQPEPVDEPAPGMQAWIQHQPLGVIGVISPWNFPVNLSFGPLADIFAAGNTAILKPSELTPRTSELLAELIAHYFAPQELAVVLGDAEIGQAFSELPFDHLVFTGSTAVGKQVMRAAAENLVPVTLELGGKSPVVIDSSADITEAVERTLTVKTFNAGQICLSPDYVLLPEGQEQAFRDAAKAFMQKSFPTLQANPDYTSIIADRHYDRLIRILKEAGQQGATIVSLAPEGEAPYDATSRKIAPHLVFGVRDEMTIMQEEIFGPLLPIKTYQAAEEPIHYINAHPRPLAAYLFSNDEAMQQRFASRTTSGALVINDVMTHVSIDTLPFGGVGASGIGAYHGVHGFRRFSHAKPIVIQSEDGASNLTLRAPYHEKQDAIVAALKG